One Chaetodon auriga isolate fChaAug3 chromosome 11, fChaAug3.hap1, whole genome shotgun sequence genomic window, ACGATGACCAGCCTGGGATTATACTGGCGGATGTGGAAGTCTGATGTCAGGAGCAACCCACATTCTGGCTCGTTTTTGATACAAATATAATCTATGCAGGAAAAGCCCTTTGACTGCATGcataaaaaaatacagagatGATGCAAAGGAACTCTATTACTCGGAGGAGTCTCTGAAATGTGGATATGTGCCGGAAGAAATATGTGCTGCCAGGGTGCCTGTCAGTGCATTTGAACTGTTTGCCTCCCTCCCAGCCTCCATCTGGACATTGGTGGATTACTAACAttacaaaaaacattaaaactgagTCATAAATGCACCCAAAAGACAACGTTTAAAACCTTCAGATTAATGCACCTGAATCTACAACCAAATCCTTGTAAATACGAGACTGAACAATTCTAAATTTCTACCTCTTATACTTGTGTTACAGTGTCGAGCTGGACTTCAAGCTGCAGGAGGACAAGCTGCAGCCGCTGATGAAGAGACTTTGCCCCCTGGACAGCCAACAATGCCCTGCTCTGCCTTACTCCAATGAAGTGTTCACATCCACCCCGAAACGCAAGTCCAAGACTGAGTCCAAAAAGCATGCTCGTTGGAAACTCTGGTTcctttgaataaaacatgaaggcTTTGGAAACAGCCTCTTCATTGGGCACATTAATACCCCTGTTACTCGCAGAATGGATGAAGGAGTATTCAGAGGGAGCGATCAACATATGAGGATGGATAATGACAGAATCCAGTTCATTTGGGGCTCTGAGTTGAGACTGCACATTAAGTCAGCCGGGgggacagcagaaacaaaaaacatttaaaattctGTCAAACCTTTTTCTGGCATGTTTGCTGAAGAGgatccacacacacctgcaaaaaCTAGGTGAGCTTTGGGATACACTTTTGTACATGTATTTTTTAAGATGTGTAAAGATGGATGTTATTTATATATCGAGTAACTGCACCTCTCACTTTatatttatgtctttttattGCATCCTCCAATGGAATGCACTTTTGGTCTTTTTCCCCTTAGAGCATATTGCTTGGCAACAAGAGGAGGCGCCATGTGGAGGGCCTTTTATGAGTGAAGCTATAATCTTTGAATGGACAGCAGCCCCACCTCCGgcaaagcacaaacatttgACTATTGAGAGGAACATGCGTAAAAGACTGAAACACAGTCGAGTACATGGCCGCGTGTCAGCACTGTTCTAATAAACCCTGTCtattctctcctcttcctccttatCTGTTAACGTCCtgctcagtttgtctgtctgactgaacgTCTGCTTGCCTCGGTTAATAAtccctgtctcctccctctctctgtaacTCTGTCCctttatctccctctgtctttctgtctgtctctccatttaGCTCACTGTGCACCACCCGACTAGCCAGCCAACTTTGCCTCAGTCATCCTGTCCTCTTCTGTTGGCTACGCTGACACATATGCTCAGAAtctatattttaaaaatatctgcATCTTTTTAGCAAAGTACtgtgaaatgacattttaaaaacctATACGTTTGGGCCCCTCCTCTTGAAGGAGGTATAATTGTTGAAAATACAGAACAAGTCTTCTGGTTgggtcagattttttttaacaacataTATAATGTTTGGACTACTTCTAATGCAGAATATTTTCTATGGTAacttaaacagtgtttttttttctttttccaacaAAAAGTAAAGGCTATTTTGACCTTTCTCTTTGAGTCCATTAAGAGTTTGCCTTGCCTCTCAGTCACTCATTGTGTCACAGCAAAGCTCTGATGTGAAGTCTTGAACCTGATCTGTTCTCAAGCCATTTGTTCTATGTCCGGTTAGGTAACACTTGCAGTGCTAAAATATTGATTCATCTTGCCACTGCATCTTGTAAAATGAAGCTTTTTGTCACAGACAATTACAGAACAACAAACATCTGTCTACCAACCCACACAAACAACTGTGCACTGAACTTGCAAGAGTAGAAGGGCTAAATACAGTGCTAAAGGAGTATGGTAGCAATCTTACCGCTGAGAAGACTTGTAGCCACCAGCTTTGGTAAAgtatataaaaacataaaaaaatttaaaaaaaaatgatgatgatgtagcAATGATACTGACCTTGCACGTTGTGACAAAGCAGGTATTTACTGAGTTCTTCGAGTCATTTTATAACAGCAGCTCTTATGTAGATTCTGGTACTGTTAAATGTCCAAGAAATGTCAGGAAGACACATACTGGCCTCCCCTCGTTAGACTACATACTAGATTACATTATTCAGGTCACCAATGTCCATGCAAAGATCTGTACCTTGAGAAAGTGCAATTTAGTGATTATGTGCAATATTATGCATTTTTCTACTGTTTCTACATcacaattaaaacattttcaactgaaGGTGATTCGGTGTGCTGCTATGTGTACTGAATGCTCGAGGCAACAGAGCTGCTAAGAGCGAGGAGCTGCACCAATTCCAAAACAGTTGAGACACcgtgtaaaacaaaacagaatgtgagtCTGCTTTCTGACATGAACTcaaatgtttgacctcatgaactttttggaaatatatcacaaatttgatgcagcaacacgtttcaaacaagttgggacaggagcagctaaaggctgggaaagaggtggaatactccaaaaacacctgtttggaacattccacaggtaaacaggttcatgggtaacaggtgatagtatcatgactgggtatgaaaggggcatcctggaaaggctcagtcattcacaagcaaggatggagagaggttcacctctttgtgaacacatgattgtatgaaggatatgaatacatggactcaggaacacttcagttTGCAAtgattgaattctgtttttatttatgtttacagagcatccaaacttttttgaaatctgtgttgtgtttggggCCCTTCTGGTTCCAAAAGTAAAAGTCCCATTCATTTTTCCTATCAACAATCTTACTGGACTCACAGTTGGAAAACTTTTACTGCTTCAATTGGCATAAAGTTCTCCAGGTTGAATCATCCgtacaaaagacaaaacaaccgCATCAGAAAATGTCTGCTTCCCTGGGAAAAAAATTGAAggtacgtgcgtgtgtgcataaAACGTTCAGGAGCAAAGTTAGTTATGACTCCCAAGAAGAACCATCAAACTGTCATGTGTGCCGCTAACAGCTGGCAAAAGATTACACTGATGAGAATTTTACAATCTACAATCGTAATCAGTTCACTTTTAATTCTTGTGTCACTTTTGGTTGAATAGAGCAACTACAGCTGCAACAATAAATCCTCCACCATTCTGGTTCACGCGTCTGGCATATaatacagctgaggctcatggaTGTAGTAGTATTCAGAGCTGTCCCAGAAGATGATGGACAAAACATTAGCTCTCAGAAACTGATAGCCGTAACATAAACCTCCCTGATTGTTCCATTGTCCAGGAGAGTACAGAATGGGTTAAAACACTTCCGGAGCCAGTCGTCCCGTCCACTTCCCAGCTCTATGTGACAGCAGGCAACTACAACACTACTGGGTGTAGTTACAGCTAGAGCTGCATTCACCCGGTGTCAAACAGTCCACATCTGACATCTTTTGTGCTTCAGTGAAGCAGAGTTGGACCATGACCAGAGATCAGCAACAGTGCAGTTGAGccccttcttctcctttctAATGTGATCACTCCTCAATCGCAAGGAGAGGGGCAACTTTCAAGTCAAGGCCAGGAGGCGAGTGGGGGTTCAAGTCCATCAAACTGAGCGACCTGATCCCACACATCCATCGCTCTGCCCCGATAACCcccactgtgtctgtctctttcattctcctcagctgattctctttttcttttattccacCAGCGTCCTTTATCGTTTGATTCCCACCGCATTTCCTTCCTCTATTTTTTCCACAGCTCGTGGTTTCCTCTGCAGTTATCTCCCTCCTCAGCCATCTGCTTCATGCTCTCAGGCATGTAGGAGTTCTCACTTTCAGTTTCTCTTTACAAAATCAGTTTATTGATCAAATGCAGTTTACAAAAATCATCCATTTTTGGCACCATTTGCATCATTATatgtaaatgcacatttttccataaaatgaaagtttagTAAAACAGGTCAAAAACAACATGATCAGGCATCCTGGCAACTGaatatttctataaatattACTTCAAAGTCATTTCTCTCAAAAATAATACCAAGATTCAAGGGTGTGCAGGAAATTGGCGTTTTACAAATTACACATTATTGCATGGGTGCAAATAAAATGCCACACTGAACAAAGTCCCTTAATTGTACGACTgttagtgtttttttgttttttttgtttttacaatcaAATCACATGAATGGAGATGATTTAAGTCAAAGTGCAGTTTAATTAGTTTTATCAAGAACTGTGTGGTATGGAAGCCCATTTCTGACAAGaagaataaaatacataaacatcTTTCTTATTTAAGATAACAAACCAAAAATTTGTTTGTTATCATTTTGATCTAGTGtctcattattttattatttatgctGTCTACTCTTATTTTTGTCATGCATAgcttttcatctgtgttttcttctgacaGAAATGGTCTTCCAAAGCGTGTCAGTAGTTATTGTCAGTAAGGTAAAATGAGTACAATTGCTCTCATTTAATCCCAGGCTGAAAAGCGACGTTTCACTGCCCTCTCTGGTTCAAAGTTTGACCACACCTAACAGTGATATCATGGTGCGCTGACAACACCCTCCAACCCAGTATCACACCGAAGCATGTCACACACCCGCTGGTCCACCGTGGCTATGTCACATTCGAgtcagcaataataaatatgcaacatccGGTTACACTCtcaaaataaaacttgctgAAAAACAGTTCAGGTGACAGTTGCAGTTTGGTTGGACTAAGGCATTCCACCAACCACTCCACCTCCTTcattatcgccccctgctggtgctACACCTTCATATACGGGTCTCTTTCTTACGCTAGGTGAGGCAAACCATCACACTGACATGCTATCCTATCGCGGATCAACTGGTCTATTACCCAATTTGACTTGAGCCTGGGCTGCATCCTCGAATGCACCtccacatcactgcagcaaattgaaaatgtgaaccactggaggtcagcaaaaacaatattttcagCTGTGTTGAGTTCGTTCTGGGTTTGTCTAAGAACTAAAGAGTGCCGTAAACACTTATCAAGCGCTCGAATACAGTTAACTGCACACCTGAACCAGTGAATTGACACTTGAAATCTAATATAATTGTCTGGAATAATGGTAATCATTTTTAAATACTTATTTTCCAAAAAATCTTTCATAAATACAACATCAAGAGTGTAGTGTAGTGTAAGAATAAAAAACAGTTATATTTCAGTTTCTCTTGACGCCCTCTctgaaataatttttttttgggtgtttttaCGAACATTCTTGAGGAAGACCATTAGGCTGGATCCACCTGTCCCTGAGGCGTTCAGCGCAGTGCCCACCCCTCTGAGTGGGCAGCACATGGTGCGAGCGAGATTACCAGGCACGATGATGTACTTGGTCACAGTGTTGAGGTGATAGCTCCGTAAATCCACCAGCGCTGAGACACAGGAGTTGTAGGCCTGGCAGAGATCAGAGCTGGGGTGGGACAGGATGAAGTCTCgcagagatggacagacagacagcgttTCTACCAGCTGACGGTGAGAAGGAGGCATGTAATCCCTCATGCGTGTCAAGAAGGCTCCTAGATGAATCAATGACgagaacagaaaagaaactttgaatgaaagaaaataacaacCTTTCCTCGAGACATTTTCTGCTTGAGCAATCAACTGACTGCACAAACTGTGTGATTCATTCATGAGAAGCATCTGAGGGGGTCAAAGGTTGAAGGAAAGGCAACTTTACCTGTCTCTTCCTCATGCTGGATGCACAGCAAAGCATCAAAGCACTGAATGGCTGAACTCTGGGCTGCACTTGAGCCTGATAAGAAAATTGGCTCATTGCTCACGCCTTCATACAACAGCCCCCTTGGAAGCATGGGGTTGTCTCGCCACCTGGAACAGTTCAGACCACATACATGTACTATTAACCTCCTTTTTAGAGATGCACATGCAATTAGAAGCACATGGTACCATTTTAGATGTTGTTCAGTTGAACATACAGTAGACAAATAgagaaaagtgcaacatataaTTGCAGAAGCAGGAGGGAACTTTAATGTGAGACAAATCTGCATCATGCAATATCATATAtcataaaataaaactcaccctGAGACAAAAATTCTCAATGTTCCATGAAACGTAGTTGGATCCACATGACCTGGAAAGAGCGCACATTCAGTTAATCTAATTAGCTTGAATTTCCCTGCCTTCATAAAAGGCTCAGCATGTAAATTGATTAAATTCAGACTGGGTTGGGTTTAATTCAAACTTACTATGCATGAGTTTGAAAgtttccttcatcttcttcaaaGACTGAGTTACTTTGACGAGACCGTTCTGTATGCCGGTGAGGTCCGAGATTTTCATAGCACGCATCACCTCCAGAGCCCCCTGGATGGAGTTGAAAATTTAAAGTCACTAAGGGACACGAGACTAAGACAACACACAGTATGTGAATGGGATGTCAAACAGGAAatgggacagatggacagacagaatCTGGCTGATGTTCAGAAAGAGTTAacatgaaaaagaggaagagcacaGCAGACAGTACTCACCATTACGCCTGAACTGGCAGCCATCTCCACCAACAATGACACTATGAAAAATCCCCTGCAACTCTCGCCACCAGGAAAGGAAAATATCACGTCCAAGTTCCTGTTTTCGAAAGTGATGTTTTGAAAAGTCATTGGCTGAACATGACATCTGTGTCAGATTGTAAAAATCACATGAACATGCCAATGAGAAGTTGAAAACAGAGTGCATGACTTTTCCTCTACTCACCCTATTTCCATATCCCTAGAGTGacgaggaaagaaaagaagagcaCGTGTTTTCAGTAGAGGGAGAAATATCATGTTTATCaagttatttttctgtgtgagtgATTGAAGTTTAGACATGCAGTTACTCACTTTGTACGATCCTTTAGTTTCCAGTTGGCTAAAACTGAATCTGCATAAGTCACGATGGGTGGAAGGCCGAGCCTGCGAGACACCAGCCAGAAAGGCCAGGCCAGGGCTTTTGGAAGAATCTGTCACACAACCATAACAGCACAGTTATAGTCCAGTAGTGCAGCCTTACTGAGATGCTGGAAGTTTTTAGCCAAGCTAGCATGTCTCAAGGGTTGTTGATCAATCCTCCACGTTGATCCAGAAATATCTCCTCAACTATtagatggattgtcatgaaattctGATGACTTTACCACTTGCACCACCATGAGACACTCTCAACATCAGCGTAATAGCAGGGCCCTCAAGTTATGAACTGAGTTCAGAGTGAGATTTTGGCGGtggcgggggtgggggtgagggtTGGGGTGGGGACGGGGCCtgatctgataaatgacacacaaattcatacaaataataatatttatttaattcagcatttcttagtgcaggtgtgtgtttgtgtgtgtgtgtgtgtgtgtgtgtgtgtgtgtgcatgctgttcTTTTAAGCCTCACGAGCCACtagcatacatacatacatacatacatacatacatacatccgTCCCACATCTTTACAATCCCTCTTTCCATTGTACTGTTGTGTTTTACCTGAGCAGGTGCATGTTGTCCTTCTTGCCATACATATGCCATGCTGATGAATCCCAGCGCCAGGTGAGCCAGCCTGAGCTCCCGATGGTTGCTCAAGAGATGGGGACTCAAGACCGGCATCTGGATTGTGATCAGATCTTCATTTTCAGGAACAGTGGCTTCCCCAAATGaaactgtgtgtccacattTACATGCATGGCTTCTCAACCCTGATTGCACTTAGTATTTGCATAAGGAAAACTTTGCTCATTCTCACCTTGTGAACCAGATCCCGTAGTTTACGTGATTCTGTCAGATGTGTGAGATTATTTGCCAGGTCCAACCATATCCGATAATAGTCTGGAAGGTTAGtctaaatgaaaataagaataaaggttttttttgttttttttttttcaattttttgtttgtttgtttgtttttggagtaCTTCAACGTAGAGTGTAATCAGTCACATCATCAGCTCATGTTTGCCATGGTGTCTGACCTGCATGTCGGGGAATGAGTGAAGAGATcaatcagagagagacagcagtttGAATGACATGAATGGCATTTGAAATCGACACGTAGGCTGTGCTTAAAACCGTAAGATTGGCTGATATGTAAGTTTTGCAACTTTTGCACATCTGTCACTCTCACAGGTCGTTGACAGATTTTTCCGTTGTATAAACTGTCACGTCTCATCCATGTGCTGTTTCATTTGTACCAAATGTCTCTGTAGACGTAAAAGATTTCACGTGACGAGAATGTCCATATTTGGCA contains:
- the LOC143328448 gene encoding indoleamine 2,3-dioxygenase 2-like, producing METNGKEALQADFDAFDISEELGFLLEDPLTNLPDYYRIWLDLANNLTHLTESRKLRDLVHKMPVLSPHLLSNHRELRLAHLALGFISMAYVWQEGQHAPAQILPKALAWPFWLVSRRLGLPPIVTYADSVLANWKLKDRTKDMEIGNLDVIFSFPGGESCRGFFIVSLLVEMAASSGVMGALEVMRAMKISDLTGIQNGLVKVTQSLKKMKETFKLMHSHVDPTTFHGTLRIFVSGWRDNPMLPRGLLYEGVSNEPIFLSGSSAAQSSAIQCFDALLCIQHEEETGAFLTRMRDYMPPSHRQLVETLSVCPSLRDFILSHPSSDLCQAYNSCVSALVDLRSYHLNTVTKYIIVPGNLARTMCCPLRGVGTALNASGTGGSSLMVFLKNVRKNTQKKIISERASRETEI